Proteins from a genomic interval of Sphingopyxis sp. QXT-31:
- a CDS encoding cupin domain-containing protein gives MAERDQGQLSREAATPVLADLVAPLQVADFLAQYWNRAFHAWPGQAGRFAALIGWDEINHVLTTQRLEPPRLILVKGGKNVATERFVHVSGNNRRIDAGAVTAQLAQGATLVLSFVDEMVPRIGVLADRLSGELGARCNINLYAGWRADNGFDLHWDRHDVFILQVAGRKHWRVHRPTRDFATRGEEAPPLPKDDVPVFDGILEEGAILYIPRGWWHVATPVEEPSLHLTLALGPPSGQDYLRWLVGQALADPLFRTDWPVARGEAAITQYWHELGAALQALHAAHPPAAFLAAQQAERVARPRFTLPEFAAGTLPRLDDESRLRLASARGLAPVHDPASGGFGLWVGERFQACSEAVGAVLGRLSSGNDMRFAALADGLDAAGRRELAATVVRLTAAGAIFVDLDA, from the coding sequence GTGGCGGAGCGGGACCAGGGGCAATTGAGCCGCGAAGCGGCGACGCCGGTGCTGGCCGACCTGGTCGCGCCGCTGCAGGTCGCCGATTTCCTGGCGCAATATTGGAACCGTGCCTTTCACGCCTGGCCGGGGCAGGCGGGGCGTTTTGCCGCGCTGATCGGCTGGGACGAGATCAACCATGTCCTGACCACGCAGCGGCTGGAGCCGCCGCGGCTGATCCTGGTCAAGGGCGGCAAGAATGTCGCGACCGAACGCTTCGTCCATGTCTCGGGCAACAACCGGCGGATCGACGCGGGTGCGGTGACCGCGCAGCTGGCGCAGGGCGCGACTTTGGTGCTGAGCTTCGTCGATGAGATGGTGCCGCGGATCGGGGTGCTCGCCGACCGACTGAGCGGCGAGCTCGGCGCGCGCTGCAACATCAACCTTTACGCCGGGTGGCGCGCCGACAATGGCTTCGACCTGCACTGGGACCGGCACGACGTGTTCATCCTCCAGGTTGCCGGGCGCAAGCATTGGCGCGTCCACCGCCCGACGCGCGATTTCGCGACGCGCGGCGAGGAGGCGCCGCCGCTGCCGAAGGACGACGTGCCGGTGTTCGACGGTATCCTCGAAGAAGGTGCGATCCTCTATATCCCCCGCGGCTGGTGGCACGTCGCAACCCCGGTCGAGGAGCCGAGCCTGCACCTGACGCTCGCGCTCGGACCGCCGTCGGGGCAGGATTATCTGCGCTGGCTGGTCGGCCAGGCGCTGGCCGACCCGCTGTTCCGAACCGACTGGCCGGTCGCCAGGGGCGAGGCGGCGATTACCCAATATTGGCACGAGCTGGGCGCGGCGCTGCAGGCGCTGCACGCGGCGCATCCGCCCGCCGCCTTCCTCGCCGCGCAACAAGCCGAGCGCGTCGCGCGACCGCGCTTCACCCTGCCCGAATTTGCGGCGGGCACGCTGCCGCGGCTCGACGACGAGAGCCGTTTGCGGCTGGCGAGCGCGCGCGGACTGGCGCCGGTGCACGACCCCGCGAGCGGCGGTTTCGGGCTGTGGGTCGGCGAGCGTTTCCAGGCGTGCAGCGAGGCCGTCGGCGCGGTGCTGGGGCGGCTGTCGAGCGGCAACGACATGCGCTTTGCCGCGCTCGCCGACGGGCTGGACGCGGCGGGGCGGCGCGAGCTCGCCGCTACTGTCGTGCGGCTCACCGCGGCGGGTGCGATCTTCGTCGACCTGGACGCATGA